CTCTCCGTCGACGATGTCCTGCTGGAGCGCGTTGTAGAGCTCGGCGTACTCGATCGGCACCGGGTTGGCGCCCCAGGACTTGTACTGGGCGATCAGCAGCGGGCTGGGCATGACGCGCATCTTGAGCCCCTTGAAGTCGCTCGGGTGCTCGATCTTAACTTTCTTGGTGGTGAACTGCTTGAAGCCGCCAGACCACAGCCCGGCCACGTGGAACCCTTTGTCCAGCGCGCAGTCGAAGAGCTCCTGTCCCACCGGGCCGTCCATGACCCGATACAGGGCCTCGTTGCTGGGCCACAGGAACGGGAAGTCGATCAGCTTCAGCTCTTCGACGAACGGGGTCAGCACGGCTGACGGCTGAAGGGACATTTCCAGGGTGCCCATCTGAACCATCTCGGTCTGTTCCCGCATGGACCCCATCTGTCCGTGAGGGAAAATCTCGACCGTGATCGCTCCGCCCGACCCCTTCTCAACCAGCTCTTTGAACTTCTGAGCGCCCATGTCCTCCGGGCTGCCGACGGGCTGATTGTGGCTGAAACGAATCGTTGACGTGGGGAAATCGGCGGCAAATGCCGGAACCGCCAAAGCCGTCAGGAAAAATAGCGCCGCGAGCTTCTTCACACCCTCATCTCCCTTTTTGATACTCGGTTTAAATACCGCGTTCGGCTTCGATTATATCATTCAGAGGGCGGGAGCTCACTTTGA
This is a stretch of genomic DNA from Jonquetella anthropi DSM 22815. It encodes these proteins:
- a CDS encoding TRAP transporter substrate-binding protein, whose protein sequence is MKKLAALFFLTALAVPAFAADFPTSTIRFSHNQPVGSPEDMGAQKFKELVEKGSGGAITVEIFPHGQMGSMREQTEMVQMGTLEMSLQPSAVLTPFVEELKLIDFPFLWPSNEALYRVMDGPVGQELFDCALDKGFHVAGLWSGGFKQFTTKKVKIEHPSDFKGLKMRVMPSPLLIAQYKSWGANPVPIEYAELYNALQQDIVDGEENPIQSIALNKFYEVQGHLILSNHGFFPYILVTNRAWFDGLDDTTRKLVVDAERQARDYERALQKETENGYLDMIRQKSNIEISSLSEEGRKEFAEASRAVHSEFASTPKQKELLEKIYAALEEK